The following DNA comes from Bradyrhizobium manausense.
GATGGTGCTGGCCGGCTCCGTCAACAAGCAGATCGTCGGCTACATCAACGAAGCCGGCGGCAAGGCCGTGGGTCTCTCCGGCAAGGACGGCAACATGGTGAAGGCGTCGAAGACGACGCGCACCATCATCGATCCGAACTCGAACATCGAGAAGGCAATCGATCTCGGCTTCGTCGGCGACCCCGAGAAGGTCGATCTCACCCTGCTCAACCAGCTGATCGGCTATGAGCTGATCCCGGTGCTGGCGCCGCTCGCGACATCGAAGGAAGGCCAGACGCTGAACATCAACGCCGACACATTTGCAGGCGCGGTTGCCGGGGCGCTGAAGGCCAAGCGCCTGTTGCTGCTCACCGACGTGCCTGGTGTGCTCGACAAATCGAAGAAGCTGATCCCGCAGCTCTCGGTGAAGGACGCGCGAAAACTGATCGCCGACGGCACCATTTCCGGCGGCATGATCCCGAAGGTCGAGACCTGCATCTACGCGCTGGAGCAGGGCGTCGAGGGCGTCGTCATCATCGACGGCAAGATGCAGCATGCGGTGCTGCTCGAGCTCTTCACCAACACGGGCACGGGAACGCTGATCCACAAGTGATGGGCGAGCGCGAGCAACGGAAGAAGGTCGTCATGCCCGGGCTTGACCCGGGCATCCACGCCTCTCCGTCTGCGCGGCCCTACGTGGATGGCCGGGACAAGCCCGGCCATGACGAGTTGAGACAGCTGCGACATCACCGTTCGCCACTGACGCGTCTGCTGATGACGCTGCCGGCGGCCGCCGTCTCGTTGTTCTTCTCCTCCGCCCCGGCCCTTGCTGACCTGAAGATCTGCAATCGCATGTCCTATGTGGTCGAGGCCGCGATCGGCATCGACGACAAGGCAGCGACCGCGACGCGGGGCTGGTTCAGGATCGATCCCGCCACCTGCCGCGTGGTGGTGCAGGGCACGCTCACCGCCGACCGCATCCTGCTCAACGCTCGCGCGCTCGGCGTCTATGGCGCCTCGCCAATCCCGCAGAACGGCAGCGACATGCTGTGCGTGGCGCAGGACAATTTTGTCATCGCCGCCGCGCGCCAGTGCCGCAGCGGCCAGACCCAGGCCGCCTTCACCCAGATCACGCCGACGCAAGGCGATGACGGCAATCTCGTCGCCTACCTCGCCGAGGATTCCGAATATGACGACGAGCAGGCACGGCTCGCCGGCATCCAGCGGCTGCTGGTGATCGCAGGCTACGATGTCGGTGCGATCGACGGCGTCGACGGACCGAAGACGCAGGCCGCGCTCGCCGCGTTCCTGAAGAGCCGCGGACTGTCGTCCGAATTGGTCGGCTCGCCAAACTTCTTCAAGACCATGGTCGACGCGGCGCAGACGCCGTCCCCGAGCGGCCTGACCTGGTGCAACGACACGCCGCACAAGGTGATGGCAGCGGTCGCGACCGACGACGGCAAATCCGTCACCAGCCGCGGCTGGTATCGCATCGATCCCAAGACCTGCCTGCATCCTGACGTGACCGGCCAGCCCAGGCAGATCTTCAGCTTCGCGGAAGCCGTCGACAGCGACAACCGCGCCATCAAGCTGAAGGACAAGCCGCTGAACTGGGGCGGCGACAGGCAACTCTGCACGCGCGAGACCAAGTTCGAGACCAACGAGCAGACCGATTGCGGCGCGCGCGGATTTGCGGCGACGGGGTTTGGTGCGGTGGATATGTCGAGCGGCGGCAAGACGCTGCGATTCGCGATGCCGTGATTGAGAGAGTTGTGATGAAATCCCCCCGCGACTTCAGCCACGTCGACACCTGGGTGTTCGACCTCGACAACACGCTCTACCCGCATCACGTCAATCTCTGGCAGCAGGTCGATGCGCGGATCGGGGAATTCGTGTGCAACTGGCTGAACGTCGGCCCGGAGGAAGCGCGCAAGATCCAGAAGGACTATTACCAGCGCTTCGGCACCACCATGCGCGGCATGATGACCCTGCACGGCGTGCGCGCCGACGATTATCTTGCTTACGTGCACAAGATCGACCATTCGCCGCTGGAGCCGAATGCGGCGCTGGGCGAGGCCATCGCAAAGCTATCCGGACGGAAACTGATCCTGACCAATGGTTCGGTCGATCATGTCGATGCGGTGCTGGCGCGGCTTGGCCTCGCCAGCCATTTCGACGGCGTGTTCGACATCATCGCCGCAGACTTCGAGCCCAAGCCGGCGGCGCAGACCTACCGGAAATTCCTCGATCTGCATGCGGTCGACCCGACCAGATCGGCCATGTTCGAGGATCTCGCCCGCAACCTCACCGTCCCGCACGAACTCGGCATGACCACGGTGCTGGTGGTGCCAGACGGGACCAAGGACGTGGTGCGCGAGGACTGGGAACTGGAGGGCCGCGATGCGGCCCATGTCGACCACGTCACGGATGACCTGGCGGGGTTTTTGGTGCGGTTGTCGCGGTAAAATTGCTGTCGTCCTGGCGAAAGCCAGGACCCATAACCCCGGGAGAGGTTGTGGCAGGCGGCTGATAACCGCGTGTCTTCACAAAACTGCTCCCGTGGTAATGGGTCCTGGATCGGCGCTTCGCCGCGCTTGTCCAGGACGACGGTGGAGGAGGACCGGGGAGCCTTGACTCTCCCTCTCCAAATCCCGAAAAAGCGGCCAATCCATCAAAATTCCCTGATCCGAAGAGGAAATCCCGATGTCCCTGTCCGCCCTGGAAGCCACCATCAACAGCGCCTTCGACGCGCGGGACGGCGTCTCGACCTCGACCAAGGGCGAGGTCCGCGACGCCGTCAACCAGTCGCTGGAGATTCTGGACAAGGGCGAGGCGCGTGTCGCCGAGCGCGGCGCCGACGGCAAGTGGAAGGTCAATCAGTGGCTGAAGAAGGCCGTGCTGCTGTCCTTCCGTCTCAACGACATGGACGTCATTCCCGGCGGCCCGGGCCAGGCGAACTGGTGGGACAAGGTGCCCTCGAAGTTCGAAGGCTGGGGTCCGAACCGCTTTCGCGACGCCGGGTTTCGCGCGGTGCCGGGCGCGGTCGTGCGCCGCTCGGCTTTCATCGCCAAGAACGTCGTGCTGATGCCGTCCTTCGTCAATCTCGGCGCCTACGTCGATGAGAGCACCATGGTCGACACCTGGGCCACCGTCGGCTCCTGCGCGCAGATCGGCAAGCGCGTGCACATCTCTGGCGGCGCCGGCATCGGTGGCGTGCTCGAGCCGCTGCAGGCCGAGCCCGTGATCATCGAGGACGATTGCTTCATCGGTGCGCGCAGTGAGGTCGCCGAGGGCGTCATCGTGCGCAAGGGCGCGGTACTGGCGATGGGCGTGTTCCTGGGCGCCTCGACCAAGGTCGTCGACCGCGAGACCGGCGAGATCTTCATGGGCGAAGTCCCTGAATATTCGGTGGTGGTGCCCGGCGCCCTGCCCGGCAAGCCCATGAAGAACGGCCAGATCGGGCCGAGCACCGCCTGCGCCGTGATCGTCAAGCGCGTCGACGAGCGCACCCGGTCCAAGACCAGCATCAACGAGCTGCTGCGGGATTGAGTTAAAGCGCACTGCCTCAAGGTCGTCCCGGCGACGATCGAACCCCCTCTCTCTCCATCGCGACCAATCTCCGGGCGGCCACTTCCGCCCGGAGCCTTGCGCATGGACTGGACCTGGTACCTCTTCCGCTTCGACGGCCGCATCAACCGCGCCCTGCTGTGGCAGGCGCTGCTGATCGTCGCAGTGTTGGTGGCCCTGCTCGGCGTGATCAGTCAGGTCATCCACCTCGTCAGCGCCACGGGCGCGTTGAAATTCTCCCTGGATCTCGATTTCGACTTCGGTCTCGGCAACGTCTTCAAAGTCCTTGATCCCCGGACCTACCGTTTGGGAGCGTCCGGCGATCGCACGATCCTGGTTCTGAATGCCTCCGCCGCGGCGCTGTTCTTGTGGATTTACCTCGCGACAGCGACCAAGCGGCTGCACGATCGCGACCGGAGCGGCTGGTGGATCGTGCCGTTTTTCTTCGTCCCCAGGGTGCTGTTCTATGTCTGGGACTGGCTTCCCGAGGCCAGCTGGTTTGTGCCATTCGACTGGGCCATCCACGCGCTGTGGGTCTGGGGCATCGTCGAGATGTTCCTTTTGCGCGGCACGTCGGGCGCCAACCGGTTCGGCGCGGATCCGCTGACCGAAATCGAGGACGCATCCACATCCGCGTCCTCCCCTGCGAAAAGCTGGGACCAGAGCAGCGAGATCGAATTTGTCCCGCCCAGCGCTAGCCCACCCGGCGGCATGCATGTTAAGCGGGGCTCATGACCGATGCCCTCTCGATTGCCCGCGACCTCATCCGCTGCCCCTCGGTAACTCCTGAAGATGCCGGTGCACTGGGCGTGCTTGAAAATGTACTCAACGCTGCCGGTTTCACCTGTCACCGCGTGACCTTCAGCGAGGAAGGCATTGCCGACGTCGACAACCTCTATGCGCGGATCGGCACCGAAGGGCCGCACATCACGTTCGCCGGCCATACCGACGTGGTGCCGCCCGGAGACGAGAGCGCGTGGAGCGTCGGCGCGTTCTCCGGCGAGGTGAAGGACGGCTTCCTGCACGGCCGCGGCGCTGTCGACATGAAGGGCGGCATCGCCTGCTCGGTTGCGGCAGTGCTGGAGCATCTCGCCGCGAACGACGGCAAGCCGCGCGCGGACGGAAGTGGCTCGATCTCGTTCCTGATCACGGGCGACGAGGAAGACGTCTCGATCAATGGCACCATCAAGCTGCTGAAATGGGCCGCGGAGCGCGGCGAGACGTTCGATCATTGCGTGCTCGGCGAGCCCTCCAACGTCGAAACGCTCGGCGATATGATCAAGGTCGGCCGCCGCGGTTCGCAGTCCGGCACGCTTTTTGTCGACGGCGTGCAGGGTCACGTCGCCTATCCGCATCGCGCCGCCAATCCGGTGCCGGATATTTCGCGATTGATCGTAGCGATCTCCGACGAGCCGCTCGACCATGGCAGCGCGCAATTCCAGGCCTCCAATCTCGAATTCACCTCGGTCGACGTCGGCAACAAGGCCAACAACGTCATTCCGGGCGAGGCCCGCGCCAAGTTCAACATCCGCTACAACGACAACCACACGCAGGCGAGTCTGCGCGAGCTGGTCGAGACGCGGCTGGCAAAGGCTTGCGGCAACCGTATCAAGGCCCGCATCGTCTGGGAGCCGTCGAACTCCAACGTGTTCGTGACCAAGCCCGGCCCGTTCACCGACCTCGCGGTCTCCGCGATCGAAGAAATCACGGGCCGCAAGCCGGAGCTGTCCACCTCAGGCGGCACGTCGGACGCGCGCTTCATCTCGAGCTATTGCCCGGTGATCGAGTTCGGGCTCGTCGGGCAGACGATGCATCAGGTCAACGAACGCGTGCCGGTGGTCGATCTGGAGAAGCTGACCAAAGTGTATCGCGGGATTCTGACGCGGTATTTTGGGTGAGTGCTTATCGTCACCAAAATCTCCGCCGTCATGCCCGGGCTTGTCCCGGGCATCCACGTTCTTGGCTGCCACTGACAAGAAAAGATCGCGGATGGCCGGGACAAGCCCGGCCATGACGATGTGGCAAGAGCCCGGCCACCTTACTGGACAATCGTGTCGTAGAGATCCTTCCAGTCGGGATTGTCCTTGAGGATCAGCCTGATCTTCCAGGTCCGCGACCAGTGCTTGATATTGTGCTCCCGCTGAATTGCGGTCTGGATGTCTTCATAGCGCTCGAAATAGACGAGCAGCTTGACGCCGTACTTCTTGGTGAAGCCGGGCACGAGCCCGTTTCGATGCTCATAGATGCGGCGGATAATGTCGCTGGTCACACCGACATATAAAATGCCGTTGGCCGCACTTGCCAGGATGTAGACCCATCCACCATGCATGATGGCATGTTGAACCACGTGGATGGCCGGGACAAGCCCGGCCATGACGCCACGGGCGACATCGGGCGCTAATAATCCACCTGCATCAGATACAGCCCATCTGGCGGCGCGACGATGCCGCAGGCGGCGCGGTTGCGCGCTGCAAGTGCTGCGGAGAGATCGTCCGCGGTCCAGCGGCCTTCGCCGACCCAGACCAGCGAGCCCACCATCGAGCGCACCTGGCTGTGCAGGAACGAGCGCGCCGAGGTGACGATGATGATCTCACGGCCGTCGCGCAGCACGTCGAGCTGGTCGAGCGTCTTCTCCGGCGACTTAGCCTGGCACTCGGTGTCGCGAAAGGTCGTGAAATCGTGCTTGCCGAGCAGGCGCTGCGCGGCTGCATGCATCGCATCAGCATCGAGCCGGCGCGGCACGCGCCAGGCATGGCCGATGTCGAGCGCGAGGTTGGCGCGGGTGTTGACGACGCGATAGCGGTAGTGGCGCTTGATCGCCGAGAAACGCGCCTCGAACGTGTCAGGGACGATCTCGGCTTCGAGCACCGCCACCGGATGCGGGCGCAGATGCGCGTTGAGACCATCGCGAAAACGGCCCTGCGGAAACTGCTTGTCGATATCGACATGGGCGACCTGGCCGCGTGCGTGCACGCCGGCATCGGTGCGGCCCGCACCATGCACCCGCGCATCCGCGCCGGTCATCGCCTTCACCGCCGCTTCCAGCGCGCCCTGCACCGACGGCAGCGTCTCCTGCACCTGCCAGCCGAAAAACGGCGCGCCGTCATATTCGATGGTGAGCTTGTAGCGGGGCATCAGGTGAGCCGCATCGGCGGCTCGACCTTCACGCCGCGCAGGAAGTCGGTAGCCTGCATCCGCGCCTTGCCTTCGCGCTGCAATTCGAGAATGCGGATCGCGCCCTCGCCGCAGGCGATCGTGAGTTGATTGTCGAGCACCTCGCCTGGCACGCCGGCGCCCTTCGCGAGCTCGCAACGCAGGATCTTGACGCGTGCATTCTCGCTGACGCCGTCAAGCTCCGCCCAGGCGCCGGGAAACGGCGACAGGCCGTGGATGTGGCGCAGCACCGCGTGGGCTGGCTTGCTCCAGTCGATCCGCGCCTCGGCCTTGTCGATCTTGGCGGCATAGGTGACGCCGTCCTCGCCCTGCTTCTTGAGCTGAAGCCCGCCGCGATCCAGCGCCGCCATCGCGCGCACCATCAGGTCGGCGCCGAGCCGAGACAGCCGATCGTGCAGATCGACCGCGGTCATGTTGTCGGAGATCGCCAGGCGTTCGGCCATGGCGACGTCGCCGGTGTCGAGGCCGACATCCATCTTCATCACCATCACGCCGCTCTCGGCATCACCCGCCATGATCGCGCGGTTGATGGGGGCCGCGCCGCGCCAGCGCGGCAGCAGCGAAGCATGCAGATTGTAGCAGCCGAGTATCGGCGCATCGAGGACCGCCTGCGGCAGGATCATGCCATAGGCAACGACGACGGCGGCATCGGCCTCGAACGCGCTGAATTCGGCGAGCGCTTCCGCGGTCTTCAACGTCTTCGGCGTCAGCACAGGCACGCCGAGCTTTCGCGCAGCTTCCTCGACCGGGGTCGGCTGCATCTGCAGCCCGCGCCGCCCGCCCGGCTTCGGCGCGCGGGTGTAGACGGCCACGATCTCGTGGCCGTGCGCGACCAGCTCGAGCAGCGTCGGCACGGAGAAATCGGGCGTGCCCATGAAGATCAGGCGGAGGGGCATGTGACGCGGCAATCCTCGGAGGCGAACAAGAGTACTCGTCATGGCCGGGCTTGTCCCGGCCATCCACGTTCTTCGTGCTCGCGGCGGCAAAGAACGTGGATGCCCGGCACAAGGCCGGGCATGACGGCGGAGGACTCGGCCTACTCCGCGCGCTTGGCGGCTTTCTCGAACTTCTTGATCACGCGGTCGCGCTTGAGCTTCGACAGATAGTCGACGAACAGCACGCCGTTGAGATGGTCGATCTCGTGCTGGATGCAGGTGGCGTAGAGGCCTTCGGCGTCCTCCTCGTGCACCTTGCCGTCCAGATCGGTAAAGCGCACGCGCACCTTCGCGGGACGTTCGACCTCCTCGTAATATTCGGGGATCGACAGACAGCCCTCCTCGTAGACCGACAGGTCCTCGGAGGTGGCGATGATCTCGGGATTGATGAAGACGCGGGGTTCCTGCCTGGTCTCGCCGTCCTGGTCGGGCTTGGCGAGATCCATGGTGATCAGCCGCAGCGGCTGCGCGATCTGGATCGCAGCGAGGCCGATGCCGGGCGCGTCGTACATGGTCTCGAACATGTCGTCGGCAAGCTTGCGGATCTCCGGCGTGACCTTCTCGATCGGCTTGGAGACCAGACGCAGCTGCTTGTCGGGCAGGATGATGATTTCTCTGAGGGCCATGGCGGGCGATTTAAGCCGCGCGCGACAAGCGGTCAATGCGGCCTGGAACGCGTTAACGATCCGCTAACCATAAAACTTCAGCTTTGGTTAACCATAAAAATTAGGGGGCGGTTAACCGACGCCGTTCCCTCTTCGTTCGCGCCGGCCCGCGAATCGGCTAGAAGGACGGGCATGAACGAGATCATTTTCATGCTGGGCGACTGGCCGGTGCGCGCGATCGATGCGCTGATCGGCTTCGGCGCCCTCGTCCTCATCCTGCTGGTGTTGATTGCCGTCGTGATTGCCCGATCCGGGCGGCGCGGCGCGGAACTCGCGATGGCGCATGCGATCCGGGCCGACGAGCTCGAGGAGCGCCTCGCCCAGGTGCTGCACGCCCAGAGCGAGGCCGCCGGACGCGCCGACGCCATGACCCAGGCCCTGGCGGGGCGCCAGGCCGAGATGGCGCGGGCGGTCAACGAGCGGCTGGATTCGGTGACCCACCGGGTCGGCCAGTCCATGGAACACTCGACCCGCAACACCATGGAAAGCCTGCGTGCCCTGCATGAGCGCCTCGGCATCATCGACAGCGCGCACAAGAACCTCACCGACCTCACCACGCAGGTGACGACGCTGCGCGACGTGCTCGCCAACAAGCAGTCGCGCGGCGCCTTTGGCCAAGCGCGGATGGAGGCGATCGTCCAGGACGGCCTGCCGAAGGGTGCTTACGAATTCCAGTTCACGCTCTCGACCGGCAAGCGGCCCGACTGTGTCGTGTTCCTGCCCGACCAGCGCCCGCTCTGCATCGACGCGAAGTTTCCGCTGGAAGCAATGACCGCGCTGCATGACGCTCGCACCGACGAGGAGAAGCGCGTCGCCACGCAGCGGCTGCGCGGCGACGTGATGAAGCATGTCGGCGACATCGCCGAAAAATACCTCGTCACCGGCGAGACCCAGGAGATGGCACTGATGTTCGTGCCGTCGGAATCGGTCTACGCCGAAATCCATGACGGCTTCGACGACGTGATC
Coding sequences within:
- the dapD gene encoding 2,3,4,5-tetrahydropyridine-2,6-dicarboxylate N-succinyltransferase, coding for MSLSALEATINSAFDARDGVSTSTKGEVRDAVNQSLEILDKGEARVAERGADGKWKVNQWLKKAVLLSFRLNDMDVIPGGPGQANWWDKVPSKFEGWGPNRFRDAGFRAVPGAVVRRSAFIAKNVVLMPSFVNLGAYVDESTMVDTWATVGSCAQIGKRVHISGGAGIGGVLEPLQAEPVIIEDDCFIGARSEVAEGVIVRKGAVLAMGVFLGASTKVVDRETGEIFMGEVPEYSVVVPGALPGKPMKNGQIGPSTACAVIVKRVDERTRSKTSINELLRD
- the def gene encoding peptide deformylase → MALREIIILPDKQLRLVSKPIEKVTPEIRKLADDMFETMYDAPGIGLAAIQIAQPLRLITMDLAKPDQDGETRQEPRVFINPEIIATSEDLSVYEEGCLSIPEYYEEVERPAKVRVRFTDLDGKVHEEDAEGLYATCIQHEIDHLNGVLFVDYLSKLKRDRVIKKFEKAAKRAE
- the truA gene encoding tRNA pseudouridine(38-40) synthase TruA — protein: MPRYKLTIEYDGAPFFGWQVQETLPSVQGALEAAVKAMTGADARVHGAGRTDAGVHARGQVAHVDIDKQFPQGRFRDGLNAHLRPHPVAVLEAEIVPDTFEARFSAIKRHYRYRVVNTRANLALDIGHAWRVPRRLDADAMHAAAQRLLGKHDFTTFRDTECQAKSPEKTLDQLDVLRDGREIIIVTSARSFLHSQVRSMVGSLVWVGEGRWTADDLSAALAARNRAACGIVAPPDGLYLMQVDY
- the dapE gene encoding succinyl-diaminopimelate desuccinylase, which translates into the protein MTDALSIARDLIRCPSVTPEDAGALGVLENVLNAAGFTCHRVTFSEEGIADVDNLYARIGTEGPHITFAGHTDVVPPGDESAWSVGAFSGEVKDGFLHGRGAVDMKGGIACSVAAVLEHLAANDGKPRADGSGSISFLITGDEEDVSINGTIKLLKWAAERGETFDHCVLGEPSNVETLGDMIKVGRRGSQSGTLFVDGVQGHVAYPHRAANPVPDISRLIVAISDEPLDHGSAQFQASNLEFTSVDVGNKANNVIPGEARAKFNIRYNDNHTQASLRELVETRLAKACGNRIKARIVWEPSNSNVFVTKPGPFTDLAVSAIEEITGRKPELSTSGGTSDARFISSYCPVIEFGLVGQTMHQVNERVPVVDLEKLTKVYRGILTRYFG
- the argB gene encoding acetylglutamate kinase yields the protein MTEISPLDQARILSEALPHMQQYDEETIVIKYGGHAMGDEEAAKNFARDIVLLEQTAINPVVVHGGGPQIATMLKRLGIVSEFAAGLRITDAATIEIVEMVLAGSVNKQIVGYINEAGGKAVGLSGKDGNMVKASKTTRTIIDPNSNIEKAIDLGFVGDPEKVDLTLLNQLIGYELIPVLAPLATSKEGQTLNINADTFAGAVAGALKAKRLLLLTDVPGVLDKSKKLIPQLSVKDARKLIADGTISGGMIPKVETCIYALEQGVEGVVIIDGKMQHAVLLELFTNTGTGTLIHK
- a CDS encoding DUF805 domain-containing protein, whose product is MDWTWYLFRFDGRINRALLWQALLIVAVLVALLGVISQVIHLVSATGALKFSLDLDFDFGLGNVFKVLDPRTYRLGASGDRTILVLNASAAALFLWIYLATATKRLHDRDRSGWWIVPFFFVPRVLFYVWDWLPEASWFVPFDWAIHALWVWGIVEMFLLRGTSGANRFGADPLTEIEDASTSASSPAKSWDQSSEIEFVPPSASPPGGMHVKRGS
- a CDS encoding GIY-YIG nuclease family protein, which gives rise to MAGLVPAIHVVQHAIMHGGWVYILASAANGILYVGVTSDIIRRIYEHRNGLVPGFTKKYGVKLLVYFERYEDIQTAIQREHNIKHWSRTWKIRLILKDNPDWKDLYDTIVQ
- a CDS encoding pyrimidine 5'-nucleotidase, yielding MKSPRDFSHVDTWVFDLDNTLYPHHVNLWQQVDARIGEFVCNWLNVGPEEARKIQKDYYQRFGTTMRGMMTLHGVRADDYLAYVHKIDHSPLEPNAALGEAIAKLSGRKLILTNGSVDHVDAVLARLGLASHFDGVFDIIAADFEPKPAAQTYRKFLDLHAVDPTRSAMFEDLARNLTVPHELGMTTVLVVPDGTKDVVREDWELEGRDAAHVDHVTDDLAGFLVRLSR
- a CDS encoding DUF1036 domain-containing protein, with amino-acid sequence MPGLDPGIHASPSARPYVDGRDKPGHDELRQLRHHRSPLTRLLMTLPAAAVSLFFSSAPALADLKICNRMSYVVEAAIGIDDKAATATRGWFRIDPATCRVVVQGTLTADRILLNARALGVYGASPIPQNGSDMLCVAQDNFVIAAARQCRSGQTQAAFTQITPTQGDDGNLVAYLAEDSEYDDEQARLAGIQRLLVIAGYDVGAIDGVDGPKTQAALAAFLKSRGLSSELVGSPNFFKTMVDAAQTPSPSGLTWCNDTPHKVMAAVATDDGKSVTSRGWYRIDPKTCLHPDVTGQPRQIFSFAEAVDSDNRAIKLKDKPLNWGGDRQLCTRETKFETNEQTDCGARGFAATGFGAVDMSSGGKTLRFAMP
- a CDS encoding DNA recombination protein RmuC, with the protein product MNEIIFMLGDWPVRAIDALIGFGALVLILLVLIAVVIARSGRRGAELAMAHAIRADELEERLAQVLHAQSEAAGRADAMTQALAGRQAEMARAVNERLDSVTHRVGQSMEHSTRNTMESLRALHERLGIIDSAHKNLTDLTTQVTTLRDVLANKQSRGAFGQARMEAIVQDGLPKGAYEFQFTLSTGKRPDCVVFLPDQRPLCIDAKFPLEAMTALHDARTDEEKRVATQRLRGDVMKHVGDIAEKYLVTGETQEMALMFVPSESVYAEIHDGFDDVIQKAYRAKVVLVSPSLLMLAIQVMQQIMKDARMRDAADQIQTEVIKLGDDLGRLRDRVLKLQKHFADANEDVRQILISADKIEKRAGRIEELDFSKTDAPAEGPRLVAGAPELFPRKLQAGE
- the fmt gene encoding methionyl-tRNA formyltransferase; the protein is MPLRLIFMGTPDFSVPTLLELVAHGHEIVAVYTRAPKPGGRRGLQMQPTPVEEAARKLGVPVLTPKTLKTAEALAEFSAFEADAAVVVAYGMILPQAVLDAPILGCYNLHASLLPRWRGAAPINRAIMAGDAESGVMVMKMDVGLDTGDVAMAERLAISDNMTAVDLHDRLSRLGADLMVRAMAALDRGGLQLKKQGEDGVTYAAKIDKAEARIDWSKPAHAVLRHIHGLSPFPGAWAELDGVSENARVKILRCELAKGAGVPGEVLDNQLTIACGEGAIRILELQREGKARMQATDFLRGVKVEPPMRLT